TACAATTTATAGGTGATCTCatctctttttttgaaaaactttGTTGTTAACTAATGATGGCTCATGTGGTTgtgtgacaattttttttttttttttttttggtactcTATAGGTATTTCAAGTACGAAAAGTAACTGGAGCAAATACAGGGAAAATATTTGCCATGAAAGTTCTCAAAAAGGTAACTTGAATGTTCACATTCCACTCCTGTCTGAATCTAAAAAGATTTATCCCACCATTTAGCTTTTACGATTACCTAATTATTTAACATACCTAAAGATAAAATGTTTCATATATACAGTTCATATGCAGGTACAGCTGGAATTAAACTTTACATTGTTCTTAGCAGCTTGTCaggaggtttcttccaacctaaattattacataattctatgaaataaatagTCTTAAACTTCTACAAAAAACCTTTCATGTGACATATAAATTGcactcaatttttctttttttaattatgttgcTGACTGTTGTGTAGTGTTGTGATTTAgtaaaaaaaggattaaaaaaaaattggactAAATATAAAAGTCTGCCTTGTTTAGCTTGTTCTTGTGCTGATGTATCCATGTTTTTTGTAGGCAATGATTGTAAGGAATGCCAAGGATACAGCTCATACAAAAGCAGAGCGGAATATACTGGAGGAAGTGAAACATCCCTTCATTGTAGACTTAATTTATGCCTTTCAGACTGGTGGAAAACTCTACCTCATCCTTGAGTATCTCAGTGGTCAGTCCATGAAATTCTGTTACCTGCTTGGCAGTTTATGTAAtgaaaaatttgcatttcttcctGTACTGATGAAAGGCCAGCTCGCTGGTGGCATGGTGActtaaacatgaaaaatatgttaCCCTATATCTTTTTAATATTAACCTAAATAAGCCTTCTAAATCAATACAGTAAagatgaataaaacaaaaaataattatttccctTGACAATACAGGAGGGGGGGAGGATTTAATACCTTTTCTTCCATCAGACTTGTGATTCCTCTATGTTACCCTTAGATCCTCTGCAGTCATGTGGAATAGCTGAGGTTTTAGTCCTTGCAGGTTCTTTGTGAAACAAGTCCATGTTCTCTTGATTTCACAGATAGGGAAAACAGACACAGATTAGAAGCTATTTGCTCAAGCTGTGACAATAGGAAAAAGAGGGACAGAAATGCTGTTGTGTTTTGCAGTATGCCCTTTTGGTTTGACATTTCTATAGGTTGCTAGAGAATATTCTGAGAATAACAAAAGAGTAACTTCTCCAGGTATTCTGTGAAACAACTTTTTGTACAGCAGGACAGAATGCCTGTTGTTGATAGCTTTGCTGGAAAATAGACTTTTGACTAAAACCTATactttaatgtaatttttctcttgACAGGAGGAGAACTATTTATGCAGTTAGAGAGAGAAGGGATATTTATGGAAGACACAGCTTGGTAAGTGAAACTATTTTGGTAAATTAATAgttttggggttattttggAGTGCTTAAACTGTATACTCTTGACTTTGAAAACTATATATAACTGCTCTTTTCTATCATAGACTAGTGAAAAGGGCAGCTAACTGGCTTTGGGGAAGAGGCATGAGTTCTGTACTTACCAGTTTGTGCTGGTGTGACTCCAGCCTTAGTACAGAAGAGGGTCCATTGCTGGTTATTATTCCAGAGGGCTGTGGTAAAggaggtgttttgggttttggaaaaaagactgagaaaaaacttgctgtaaatttttctgttcctggtCCATACACAATTTTACCAGCCAGTTATGGAATTTCTTAGTGACTATACTGGCTGTATTCTAACCATCAGACATGGGAAGTGACAAATTATTCTGACAAAGAGGAAACAGCCTTTTGAGTAGTGATATTTTATGTATAAACAAGCTGAAACAATCCTTTATTGATCAGGCTTCACAAAGCTCAATACAGGTGTGTCTTCCCCCAGAGCATGCCTGAGAAAAGCTTTGATGTCCAGACAGAGCTGTTGTGCAGGTGGCACTCTGGGTGCTGCCTCTGACCTTCtaagtttctttatttttcttcaacttTGTCATCTGAATGTGCTAATACAGATAATACTCCAAATAGATTCATGATAAGGTGACTGAGAACCCAAATGCATAATTTTGTAGTTCATGTTGGAGTCTCTATGCCTTTTGGCAAACCAAAGGCATCATCCCTTATCTCATTTATTCCTTCTTACACTTGTAATGCTGCTTTCAAGGAACCACTGCTACGTACACAATATTTTCAGTGGTTAAGGTGCTTTGCAGGACTGAACATGTCTAATTGCATGGCAAATGTTTCCTTTCAGCTTTTACTTGGCAGAAATCTCCATGGCACTGGGGCACTTGCATCAAAAAGGAATCATCTATCGTGATCTGAAGCCAGAAAATATCATGCTTAATCATCAAGGTAGTCCAAGTCTTTGTACTGAATTATTCAGGGCACTTCACAATTTGTCAAAGGCTGTTGGAAGCAAGCAGGAAAATTTGATAGCTTCCTTTCTTATCTCAGTGATGCTCTGTGATCTTTATTGTCTATCTTTGAATAAGTTTTGGTGGTTTCTCTTCACCGAGTGCAACACTTTCTCATGCAGGTATAATGCAGAGGTTTTATCTGTAAGTGTGATTATCTCATTCTGGTTTATAGCTGTATTGCTTTGTCAGACCATTGTAGAAATCTGGAAATAGTTCAGAGTTATTATATATTCATGTTAAAAATTCCTGGTGTTTAACGGTACTTACAAAGTTGTCAGAATTCTGGCAAGtcttaaattttatatatttaatttcaggtCACGTAAAATTGACTGACTTTGGATTATGTAAAGAATCTATTCACGATGGAACAGTCACACACACATTCTGTGGAACAATTGAATACATGTGAGCTGCatgatgaaacagaaaaatatttcactggtCTGGGGGGTAATGGCtacattttgccttttcttacTGATGTGCAGTCACTCTTGGAAATTTTACTTGATCAATGTGTTTTTGTTCTGACTGGTAGTCAGAATGAGTATTATTCTTGTTAAAATACTTccatatttttcaatttttctgatTATAGGGCCCCTGAAATCCTGATGAGGAGTGGGCATAATCGTGCAGTGGACTGGTGGAGTTTGGGGGCATTAATGTATGACATGCTGACTGGAGCAGTAGGTGCACAGTTATAATTGCATGTATTTCTCTTTGTAGCTCTTGTAGTTACCTGCATTCTAATTCAGAAGcatgtatacatacatatatatttgaatatatacaaaatagaagtaaaaaatataattaaaatacaacTACACCTACGTTGACTAAAGCCATGAGCTGCTCTCATCCAAACAGTGATCTGGTAGTTCTGTTTGCAGTAACTTAATCTGCTTTATAAATTACTGAAGTGAGATGTACATAAATAAGAGACCTGAACAAGTCTATTTTTCCTCCCATTACAATGGTGCTTTCTAGCCTCCTTTCACTGgggagaacagaaagaaaacaattgaCAAGATTCTCAAGTGTAAACTCAACTTGCCTCCCTACCTCACACAAGAAGCCAGAGATCTGCTTAAAAAGGTAGAATTTTAATCAATGTCAGTGCTACACATGTatgtagaaaacagaaatgtaatGATTCCACCATGGTTATTCAGTCCATACTTGTTTTACTGCTAAGCCACCCATCTTGGTTTTGCATGGTTTACAAAGtgatttttccctgaaaatacaATTGTTTTCTAACAAGTGGGGGTTTTCTGATTATTGTGTGAAGTCTGCATGCCATTCATTCAAAGGATGATTCATGTCAGAACTAGTCGAGTCATAATAACATAAGTAACTTTCCTTTTTTGGATGTTATTTCTCCTTAAGCTGCTAAAAAGAAACGCTGCCTCACGTCTAGGAGCTGgtcctggagatgctggagaagtTCAGGTAACTTTCTCTTAACTCAAGAATTCTTAAATTACttcattgaaaataaaacagctttcagGGCACatcagggaaggagaggaaaaaaacagccacGTGACAGCTGATCAAAATTTGAATGCTTCAAAGCTTAATGAAGGCATCTGTCTACCTAATTGATAATTTGAGAttgaaaaattaacttttatcCTTTAGCTCTGTCTCCCAGTAGATCTTTTCTACTAGTTGCACAGTGCTAATTATCCAGTCAGCCACGTAAGAGCAATGGTACTCCAGGAGTCTGACAGAAAACCTGCCAGCTCCCATTTAGTGCAGCTCTTCCAAGAGAAAAGTGCTGTTTGTTTGCATTCAGTGTTGCATGGTTAAAAGTTAAGGCAGAACTCTGGTTCCTATTGCTTCCagcttggtttatttttttttttgtggtgagATTGTGTCCTACAGAGTCCTGCTTATTTTACAGTTATGATAATTTGTCTCTAATGCAGTGgtttctcattatttttaggTATCTAACTTTTAGAGCTGAAAAATGTAGAGGTATTCTGCATGCCAACTGACTTTTTCTAatacttttaagaaaaacatgatAGGGATTTTTGTTGTCTGACTTGGAGGTATGGTATCAATTTTCAGCTACTCTGATGCAGTGCTGCAGAATATATTACACTAGACCCAGATGTTTGAAAAGAAGGACACCACAGAGaggatctgaaaaaaaacatgcttaattcttaaaatttctgtgatttataCCCAGAAGGTGGATTATGACTCTGCTATTGCTAACTCTCCTAGGCTCACCCGTTCTTCAGACACATTAACTGGGATGAGCTGTTGGCAAGAAAGGTGGAACCTCCTTTTAAGCCCTTATTGGTATGTACTCAGAATGCTGGGACATATTCCTCATATGCCTTTGGGAAAGGTTTTAACCAACGTGGAATCCAAAGCTTGGAAACTCTCTCTTATGAACTGGAGTGGCATTGATTTCTGGTACTTTAAATAGTTACCTGCATCAGCTTGGGTCACTCAGATTCACTGTTGTGAAATTAAAGTGAGAAACTACttgatgcagatttttttttttttttttttccttctgagaacTGATGCTATGTCAacattttagaaatgaaaaaccTCTTTTAAGACTCCACACAGTATGAAATACTGGCTGCCATGAGCGTGCTGTTCTGCCTTATTACTCTGCAGTCACAGCATTCATCCATCACTGGAACAGCATCTCCCTTTTTTTATGTGAGAATAAATGTGTCCTCTGTTCAGTCTCCTGGAGGAAAAAGgttctgcttcagttttaatTCCTCCTGCTTCTAACCTGTTAGTTAAACAGACTTGCAAGTACAGTTATCTCTGAATTTCTGCTTCTAAATGTTATGCAGTAAGTCAGGACTTGGTTGAAACTGAGACAATAAAATAGTTGCTAAGCAAATGTAAATGAAGCCACTTAATTAAGCATTTTGTATGTTTGCTTATTAATATTTACAAAGCATCTTTTGACTTCTAGGCATTAATTAAAGTTTACCTCAAACCAGTGATGTGATGAATAAGCCTCTATTATCCTAGCTTGTATTTTGATAGTGTGGGgtgtcttttttccctctgggtACAATTACTTTACAGCAGCAGTGGGTTTTGCCACCCCAGTAGTTCCTGGCTActaaaaaaatatcactttaaACTAACATAGGCATGACTAATATTGAGCATACCACAGCATGAGGACTCcagacctttttttccccctcaccttttaaaaataaattcgGAATGATGCAAGACTCTTTATTTCCAAACAAATTACCTGATGAGAAttcggggttttttttctgttactagcaaattttagaaaaatgaatttGTACAAACCAGATGGTTTTTGAAAATGTGCTTCCATGGTTGCATGAAGTCCTGCACAAATGAATACCTGCTGCCTTTTCTGATACATTTAGGAATGAGAGAAGGGAGGTTGGAATTATATCTGTTGCTCTTTGACTGAATTAAACACTGAATTCATAGTTACGTGTTCCAGAGTTGTCATCTGTCCCTGACAGTATAAACACTTCTGCaaaaatgggataaaattaTCTGGAGGGAGACTTGGAGAAATTAATAGTTGCAGCTGTTGTATACTGGTTGTGACAAGGGCTAAATTGCAATAGACTGGCATTGTATTTCTAAAAGTTTTTGTTTGTAATTCGGGattttagtggttttttttttgttttttttttttcaaggcatctttttaatttctgttcctttttgaTCCATAATTTTTGCCCCTCCCCCTTGCCTTTATTTCTCAGTGTCAGTGCCCATAGTGACCTCCCACTGGCAGCGACAGGATCCCGACACCACTCCAGGGTTTTActacagcagagctctgccaaaAACCTATGGAATGAACTCCATCCAGAGGCCACACAGCCATTTGGTTGATATCTGTAATATAAACCCTTAATCATTTTGTTTTTGCAAAGCAATCTGAAGAGGATGTGAGCCAGTTTGATTCAAAGTTTACACGTCAGACACCTGTTGATAGCCCAGATGACTCTACTCTCAGTGAAAGTGCCAACCAGGTCTTTCTGGTAAGTGAGAGAGGGATGAGCATGTAGTAACTGTGGAGAGATATGTTGTGTTGATTGCAAACAAAAGGGCATTTCAGGTAAATTGGTCCTGCTGAATCTTGCCCCCTGATGCTTGAAGCAAATTACTGtcattttaaatgcattctGCAGCAGAACTGAAATGTTGAGTAGCTTTGAAAATACTTTGGTTTGATAGTGCTGATGCCTTCTTTATAGAGATAAACCAGCTAACAAATGTTGCttgctttctgaaatgtcaGCATTCTAATTCATGGTTGCATTATGGACCCTGGTTGTGTGACTGCTTTCATAGTCATGCAGACACAATGTCCATTCTagagatgaaaattaattaaactgaGCATGTCTGTGGGAATCTGGGATCTGAGCAGGAATCTCTGGGGTGAGCAGGCAGTCCTGCTGTGTGTCTCAGGAAGCAAGCTGACATTCCTATGTTTACATTTACTTtcctttttgtaattttgtttcctatttCATGACAAGAAGTGCTCCTGAATGTAAATCTTGCCCATAAGTTATGGtgctttccttcctgttttgcAGGGTTTTACCTATGTGGCTCCATCTGTACTTGAAAGCGTTAAagagaaattttcttttgaacCAAAAATTCGATCACCTCGCAGATTCATAGGTAGCCCTAGGACACCAGTcaggtatctttttttttttttttttttccctttttttggtAATATGATTTTTGGCAAGTAGATCTGCActagaaatagaaaatgtgGCCTTTTGGTAAGCCCATCACTCTGCTAGAAGTGCAGCATCCATCCTATTTTGCAAAACCACATTATTAGAGACAAATCTGTGGTGTTTGGCAGCACAAGAAGTACTAATTTAGTGTTCAGTGCTGGTACAGCCTCCCAGTCTGGTGACTTTGGTACACTGTTCCTCTAGAACTGTTTGAGAACATCCTAAGTACTTATGTGCCCCTAAAGAATCATGTTAGTAGAGAAAATTTCTTCTGCAATCATCTAGAAATATATCCTGACTACTCAAATGAGAGAATTTTACTTTACAAGAGACTGTGGTAGAAGCTAGACATGGAAACTCTTAAAACTTCTGGAACTGGAAGGAAGAATTATAAATGCTTCTCAATAGGCATTTGAGTTCAGCTTCCTGCAGAGTCAAGGACATACCTTGGTGCTGTGTCTGTCTTcatctctgatttttatttttcttgttttaaagcCCTGTAAAGTTTTCCCCTGGGGAATTCTGGGGAAGAGGTGCTTCTGCCAGCGCATCAAACACTCAGACACCTGTGGAATATCCAATGGAGACAAGTGGAATAGAACAAATGGATGTGACAGTCTGTGGAGAGGCCTCAGCACCACTTCCAATCCGGCAACCAAACTCTGGGCCATACAAAAAACAAGCTTTTCCCATGATTTCCAAACGACCAGAGCACTTGCGCATGAATCTATGacaacacaatttttttttttttttttttttttttttaagcctttgaAGGTGGAAAACAAAGAATGGACATAAGCCCCCTTGAAGTTGAAATACGAGGGCTTGTATggtttacttttaaaaagtgacagTATCAAAGAGTCAGTCATTGCACAGAGTGActtggaaagcaaagaaaaacggatttttttttttcctgtcaatCAATggtgcataaaaaaaaaaaactttagcAAATGGTATTGCAGAACTCTAGGCACATCATCTAACGATTTGCAGTGACATCTTCTCACCTTATCAAGGATTTTTCAGCTTGATAGCTCGAAACTGACAGTATTAAGGGTCAGGATGTTGCTTCAGAATCACTGGTCTAGTTGTGAATGTGTCAAGGAGGGTTAGCCCTTTCACTAGGCAAAGAATGAAATGCCTGTATGCTTGCATCTGAGGGATCATTAGCATGCAAGCTTGGTTAAGCTGTTTCCTACAGTGGGGTGGGATCAAAGatgaaagataaaattaattggTGTTTCACATTCAAAAcataatgaggttttttttatatataaaatatatatttttcaaataatagaTTTTTTGATTCAGCTCATGATGAAAAGCATCCCAAAATTGAAAATGCAAACTTAAATTGGTTGCTGCGAAGAAAGCAAAGGCTCTAGTTCtgattcttcttcttctttacACAACAAATCAATAAGTGAATTGCTTAATTACCAGCTTGGCAATGTGGGGTGGGAGAGAACTGTTTCACTTGCTTACCCAGCTGAAATACCTGTTCCTGCAAATCCAAATGGATCTAATCAAATGGCAATGCTGCTATGTTCTAGGCTTAACTGGAAGCCATGGGCTCACACACACGTCCTGCTTATTTCATCCTTGTCCTCAGCAGACATTTCACTGGGAAACATCACTTTTGTATGTGCTAGTCCTTAGCTGGAGACAGCTGAATGCCTTCTGATTCTTACCCATagaaaagataaggaaaaagtGCATCGGAATACAAGGTCAGTAGAAACACATAGGAAGCACCAGAGGAAACACAGAGTGTAAGGAAATAAACCTTTTTGGAACCAGTGGGTAAGAATTcgaggatttttatttttttaaaaaagaaaacgtTCCTGATGGGGGTTCCCTGCCATTATACATTTCTAAATtttatcaacatttttttctatgctGGGGCAATAAATTTTGCTGATTGTAGGAGAAAAGTGTTAAATGGCCTTTCAGTGAATGTCTTCCACAGTGGGTCAGAACTTCAGCGACTTAATTTAGGAAACATGTTCTAAGGACAGTATTTATGTTTTTGAAATTGTCACGATCTGTACAAATGAATTACAGgtacaaagaataaaataaaggtAACTCTACCTTACTTAAATACTTCCTGCCTTAAAGAAAGCATTTCCATGAACATAGCTGGTGAAAGGGTTAATATCTGCAGAGCTTTACACTAGTTAGAGTGTgtatggtgtgtgtgtgtgtgtgtatatgaTCATGCAGCTGCATACAAGTCCTGTCACTTTTTGCCTGCCACACGTTGCATTATCTTTAGTCAAACTGTGCAAAGTCTACTTCTAGTGTTTCACAACAGTAGGGATTTTTCTATAGATTCTGCTTACTCTGTGTATACTGAATCTTTTTGAGCCATAGGATCCAAGCCATAAAACTCTCAGCATGTTGAATCCAATCACAGTGCTGTTTCCTAAAAGTTGCAGGTCAGAAGGATTCGGTGATACCGTGTTGATAATAGCAAAGAACCAACAAAAAGGATGGTTAGGATTGAGCaaaaattccaatttttttttcctgataagcCTTTCGTTGGaaaattaggttttttgttttttttttttttaataaggaaaatCAAGTTACCTTATAATGACATAAATTGTACTGGAAGGTTCAATTTTTCATTTGGTAACAGGGCCACGGGTGACATGTTGTGAAACTGAGATCAGAAGTGCTCAAGTGTGTTTGTATTTTGCATATTGGCAAATATGCAACACTTCAAGCAGTGCCTCTCTCTGTGCCACTTGTTAACACAGGTTTCCTAACATGTTAACTGACTATAAAGGAacttaagttttgttttgttttggttttttaagtaataattttttgaGGCAGAGCTCTCTTGGGCCTAGTTACAGCTAACAGTTGCTTTTTGGTTGGCTGGATATAACTGTCCAGTAGAATTGGTTTTAAATGGCTGGCAAGAATGGCAAGAGTTGTTTGTCTGGGTTCACTGATTAATTACAGCTACAATTAATCggtttgaaaattaaatttcatgtACTGTCAATGTTTCATCCCATAGATTCCAAGTTTAATTCCCTACCATAACTGTGAAACTTTTGGAGTGTGACTCAGACAGCAAGCACACACTATGCAATATGGTTTATCctgtatttatttgtaaaaatatcAGACATAGATcctctatatatatataatagtGTCAAAATTACTAGTTGTGAACTAAGGGGAGTGGAGTTCTTGCTCCTGTCTGGCTATTTCAGATAAGTGCAGAATGCATTGACTATTGGAGAGCTTAACAAGtgctttcttttgttcatttaaaaatgtcttaaattTTTCATTAGAGTATagaatcttattttttttattttgtacaagCTGcgcttttttaattataatcACTGAAAAATTCACTATAATTTGATTTTATAGGATTTTTGTAGCATTACAAAAATATAGTAAAACTGAGGTTAATACCTGTTGTGGCTAACCATATAAAAAGTATTAAATCTTAAACTTGAACAGaagtcatatttttttttactagatgTTAAATagggaaatattttgttctgcAGGTCATTATCACAAAAGGTTTATAGGTCAGCTGTGTTAccagcagtttttcttttcccattttgcaAAAACTATTCTGGTATAAGATACTCagaatttcataatttttctctgtgggAGTGATGCATACATTTGATGCCATTCGTGTACTAAATTGTAATTTTGGGAATGCTGGAATAATTCCTACCAAGACTGTCTTAATTGTGCCATCTGACATTTGAATGTCATCCTGGTATTAGCTCataataaaagataaaaataaatgaatcaaTTGTTCTTTTGaatatcccttttttttttgtgtgtgtcttgCTGTCTAAAAGCTGAACTGCTGGAGAACAATTAATAATTGAGTCCACTCTCACTATACAGTGGATGTTTACTTTGGGTCTATTATCTTTTTAATATTAACTCCCAACCTGCTCTCACTATTAATCAAAAAGTGCATCAAACATTGAGGGAAACTACTGCTGTTATTAGGACAGAtgcttgggttttggttgttttttttgatAATTCTGTCTTTACAGCAGGGTAGttgctgtttcattttgccAGCTTGGAAGGAAATACTTTACCCTTCAGGGTAAAGGGGAAGAAGTAATTGAGAACAAGGCAAATTACTGAAATATTCTTCCTGCAGACCCTTGATGATATAATGTATATAGTTCCTATATATGAACTTCTACAGATTGTTCTCTTCTAGATGAACTTGGCTTTGTAGCTGTCTTCAAGAAACAAACTTGAGCCACATTAATAGAAATCAAGGTAAACcttattctgttttttcatctttcagagTTTACTGGAACTAAATATCCTCAACTACTGAATAAAATAGATGggaaaaacaattaaatgcAAATGTAAACATATGCTAATCCAAGTGACCTATTTTCATTAAGGAAGTGGGTAAAGTACAACTGTGGATCTAAATCCCTGCCTTTCCTGGCAGcttggaaggggaaggaaggaggaggaattcATTCCACTTAGAACTTGAAGGGTCTGACAGCTGCTGATCAGTCTGATACCATcactgaggggctggggctTTCAAAAAGTGGCTACTGATTGCCATTTGCCATCATCTTCACTGTTCTGTTTCCTGCAGGGTCAGACATGTgctgggtgtctgtgtgtggaAAGCTGGGCAGCTTCCCTGATTGGGCTTGGTAAGGAAGAGCTGCATCTGGATAGCATGATGCTGACAGCTGGATCAGAAAGGACATAATTCCTGCATgtaagttacttttttttcctctctgtaatTAAGGTGACAGTGATTTACTTTATTTATGAAGCTTAAAT
Above is a window of Heliangelus exortis chromosome 21, bHelExo1.hap1, whole genome shotgun sequence DNA encoding:
- the RPS6KB1 gene encoding ribosomal protein S6 kinase beta-1 isoform X1, which codes for MAGVFDIDLDQPEDAGSDEELEEGGQLSESMDHGGVGQYDLGMEHCEKFEISETSVNRGPEKIRPECFELLRVLGKGGYGKVFQVRKVTGANTGKIFAMKVLKKAMIVRNAKDTAHTKAERNILEEVKHPFIVDLIYAFQTGGKLYLILEYLSGGELFMQLEREGIFMEDTACFYLAEISMALGHLHQKGIIYRDLKPENIMLNHQGHVKLTDFGLCKESIHDGTVTHTFCGTIEYMAPEILMRSGHNRAVDWWSLGALMYDMLTGAPPFTGENRKKTIDKILKCKLNLPPYLTQEARDLLKKLLKRNAASRLGAGPGDAGEVQAHPFFRHINWDELLARKVEPPFKPLLQSEEDVSQFDSKFTRQTPVDSPDDSTLSESANQVFLGFTYVAPSVLESVKEKFSFEPKIRSPRRFIGSPRTPVSPVKFSPGEFWGRGASASASNTQTPVEYPMETSGIEQMDVTVCGEASAPLPIRQPNSGPYKKQAFPMISKRPEHLRMNL
- the RPS6KB1 gene encoding ribosomal protein S6 kinase beta-1 isoform X2 yields the protein MAGVFDIDLDQPEDAGSDEELEEGGQLSESMDHGGVGQYDLGMEHCEKFEISETSVNRGPEKIRPECFELLRVLGKGGYGKVFQVRKVTGANTGKIFAMKVLKKAMIVRNAKDTAHTKAERNILEEVKHPFIVDLIYAFQTGGKLYLILEYLSGGELFMQLEREGIFMEDTACFYLAEISMALGHLHQKGIIYRDLKPENIMLNHQGHVKLTDFGLCKESIHDGTVTHTFCGTIEYMAPEILMRSGHNRAVDWWSLGALMYDMLTGALLKRNAASRLGAGPGDAGEVQAHPFFRHINWDELLARKVEPPFKPLLQSEEDVSQFDSKFTRQTPVDSPDDSTLSESANQVFLGFTYVAPSVLESVKEKFSFEPKIRSPRRFIGSPRTPVSPVKFSPGEFWGRGASASASNTQTPVEYPMETSGIEQMDVTVCGEASAPLPIRQPNSGPYKKQAFPMISKRPEHLRMNL
- the RPS6KB1 gene encoding ribosomal protein S6 kinase beta-1 isoform X3, which codes for MEHCEKFEISETSVNRGPEKIRPECFELLRVLGKGGYGKVFQVRKVTGANTGKIFAMKVLKKAMIVRNAKDTAHTKAERNILEEVKHPFIVDLIYAFQTGGKLYLILEYLSGGELFMQLEREGIFMEDTACFYLAEISMALGHLHQKGIIYRDLKPENIMLNHQGHVKLTDFGLCKESIHDGTVTHTFCGTIEYMAPEILMRSGHNRAVDWWSLGALMYDMLTGAPPFTGENRKKTIDKILKCKLNLPPYLTQEARDLLKKLLKRNAASRLGAGPGDAGEVQAHPFFRHINWDELLARKVEPPFKPLLQSEEDVSQFDSKFTRQTPVDSPDDSTLSESANQVFLGFTYVAPSVLESVKEKFSFEPKIRSPRRFIGSPRTPVSPVKFSPGEFWGRGASASASNTQTPVEYPMETSGIEQMDVTVCGEASAPLPIRQPNSGPYKKQAFPMISKRPEHLRMNL